Part of the Bradyrhizobium sp. AZCC 1721 genome, AGACAGGAAGCCTTCCCGGGCGAGGTACGGGCGCTATCTAAGTTTTTAACGGGCCTTCTGCGTAATAACCACGCGTTCTACTGCGTAATAACCTGGTAGGCGCCCTCGACGCCCACGCGGCGGTGCGCCAACTGGCCGATAGGCAGAGCAACTATTCAATTCATTGGAGCACGCGCCCATGCCCAAGAATCCATTTACCGATGTCTGGCAGTTCCTGACCGCGACCACCGGCGACTATCTTCAGCTCGGAAACTGGCGCTTTCTGATCCTGGCGCTGTTCTGGGCGCTGCTGCTCGCCGGCATTGCGGTGGCCTTCCAGAATTGGCGGGAGGATCCGGCGCAACGCACCGGCCGACATCTTGGAATCTGGCTGGTCCGGGTCCTGATCGGCTGCATGTGGTTCGAGGGCATGTTGTGGAAACTCCCGCTGCCCGTGTCCGGCGGCCTGCAATACTGGACCGAACAGGAAACGACCCGCGCGGCGTTCGAGTTTCACGGCGCCTTCGTGAAGGATATCGTGTTGCCCAACATGAATTTCTTTGGGCCAATTGTTTTTCTTGCCGAGCTTGCGTTCGCCACTTCGATGATCCTCGGGCTTGCGGTACGATTTGTCGGCGTGCTGGGTCTCGCCTATACGCTGCAACTCTGGCTCGGCATTTATCGGCCGGGCGATCCGGCCGAGTGGCCGTGGTCTTACATGTTCCTGGCCATGCTGATGTTCCTGTTTGTGGTCGAGGGCGCCGGCCGCAGTCTCGGCCTTGATGCCTGGTTGCGCCGCAAAATCCCTACCGTGCGCGATGGGAAGGGACCTATTGGCTGGTTCTTCAACATCGCCGGTTAGTCGTTGTCGTTCTACGTGGGGAGACGAGCATGATAGCACTGGCCCGCGCGGTGACGCTTCTTGTGGGCCTAGGCCTAGGCGCAAGTTGCGGACATGCCGCTGACATTGGCTATCTTGCTCCGCCGGGTGTCCCTGCAAAGGAGTTTCCCGCGCCTCAGCGCCCGGTTGCGCAGATCGTCAGCCCAGGCCGTGCCTCCGAGCAGCACCGCGATTCCCTGAATGAGGCGGGTGAGATCGCCCGCCTTCTTGAACTCAAGCCAGGCATGACCGTCGCCGACATTGGTGCAGGCAGCGGCTACCACACGGTGCGTCTCTCCGGTCTCGTCGGTCCCACCGGCGCCGTCATCGCCCAGGACGTCACGCGAAGTTACCTCATCGCGCTCGCCAGGCGAACGCAACGCCTGAGGCTGACAAATGTCACATTCGCGCTGGGCAAACCACACGACCCGCGCCTTCCCGGCTCCTCGCTCGACGCTGCCATCCTCGTGCACATGTATCACGAAATAGCTCAGCCCTACGCCTTGCTCTACAATCTGGCGCCCGCCTTGAGGTCGGGCGCGCGGGTCGGAATTGTCGACCTCGAGCGTCCGACGTCGGAGCATGGCACGCCGATCGAGCTGTTGCGTTGCGAACTGACCGCCATTGGCTATCGCGAGGTCGCCACACATCAGCTCGCAGGCGACGGCGGATACCTGGCGGTGTTTTCGCCACCGGAGCCACGGGATCGAAAAGCCCCCCGGGACATCGTTGCTTGTCGGGGTGCCGGCACTCGCTGATCTAGCCATGCCTCTCTCCCGGACCCCTTTGGTGTCGCAGCTCAATTGCGAGGCGAACAAATGTCGTCGAAATCGACCAAGCTGCCTTGATGCCGGCAATGAGATTGCCGGAGACCTTCGATACCCCACCGATCCGGCGCCGCTGCCCCACGGCGATCTCGAGTGCCGGCAAGCGAGCGGCCGCAACCCGCATCAGCATTTCCAGGTTCCAGCCATACGTCTCCTCCTTCATACCGAGATGTCTGAGCTCATCCCGCCGGATGGCGCGAAACGGCGACAGGTCGGTGAAGCCTACGCCATAGACGACGCGCAGGAGCAGCCTGGCGACATGGGCCGCGAGGAGCTGCTGCGGCGCCAGGCTGCCGGATTCGCGTGAACCGCGAACGCGCGAGCCGACAACGAAGATGGCCTGCCCAGCCATGATCGGCGATACAAGATCTGAGATGCGCTCTGCAGGATCACTGCCGTCACCGTCGAGAAAGACCAGAATGTCGGCGTCGTCGCGCACAGCGGCGATGCCTGCCTGGATGGCGCGACCGTAGCCACGTCGCGGCTCGGCAATCACGCGAGCTCCGGCGGCCCGGGCCCGCTCGGCCGTGCGGTCCCGCGAGCCGCCGTCGACAACGACGACTTCACTCACGTTCTGTGCCAGCACTGCAGCTACGACCTGGCCGATTGCCGTTTCCTCGTCGAGGCATGGAATGATCGCCGAAACGACTGGCGGTTGACACAACACGGGCCGCTTCCCGCCGATCCCATGGGTCACCTCTTTCACAGGCTCCAGCGCAGGCCGCAATTGGAGCAGCTCTTAGGCGGCTTGTCCGATAGCAGGGCCGCACGAAACTCCCGATACGCGGACCCGTTCCAGATGTCGTGTAAGGACTGCTGCCCTGCATGGCCAAGCGTGTAGTTCTCGTAGCCATGTTGCGAAAATGGCGCGATGCAGCATGGCAAGGCGCGGCCATTGGCCGTGAAATACATCAACGACCACGGCCGTCGGCAGAGCGACCACGGCGAACCGTCACCACTGCCCTTTAGGCTCAGTCCCGGCTCGGTTGCGGCGCCCGACGCGCTGAAGGTCACGCCGAGGGAATGCGCCAGATCCTCCGCTTCTTTCAAGTAGGCCGCTTCTGCCTGCGTCAGGCGCTCGAACAGGGCCTGATCCGGTCGCGCCATGCCAATGGCGGATTCAGTGAAGAATACGAGCCGTTGCAGATAAACCTCTTTGACACCGATCTCCGCCGCAACTTTCACAAATGCAGGCAGTTGCTCGACAGTCTCTTTCAGGCCGGTGAGCCAAACGGAAACTTGCGGCCTTGCGAACCCCTCCCGCTCCTGTAGCTCGCGAAAGGCGCGAACATTGCGGACAATCCGACCGAAATAATCCCTGCCACGGATCGCCTTGAAGCTCTCGCGGTTTGACGCGTCGAGCGATACACGCAGCTCATCAAGCCCGGCGTCAATCAGAGCACGGCCGTTGCGCTCACTGAGGACCGTTCCATTGGTGTTGAACAAGACGTAAACGCCGCGCTCTTTCAGGTATTTGACCATTCGCGGCAGGTTCGGGACCAGCATCGGCTCGCCAACGCCGTGCAGAACCACGCGCGCCAGATCGGGAAGCTGGTCGACAATCGACGTGAACAAATCCCAGCTCATGTCTGCCGGCGGCTCGAGCTCCTCGTAGGTGCGAGGACAGGTGGTGCACAGCAGATTGCAGCGGTTGGTCACTTCCAGATAAGCGCAGACCGGCGGACGCTGGGCAACCTCGGTGCGCTCGCCCGTGACCGTCTCGTGATAGCGGCGCGGATCGAACGGCGCGCCAGTGCCCTGCACTTCGCCGGAAATGTTC contains:
- a CDS encoding glycosyltransferase family 2 protein, which encodes MKEVTHGIGGKRPVLCQPPVVSAIIPCLDEETAIGQVVAAVLAQNVSEVVVVDGGSRDRTAERARAAGARVIAEPRRGYGRAIQAGIAAVRDDADILVFLDGDGSDPAERISDLVSPIMAGQAIFVVGSRVRGSRESGSLAPQQLLAAHVARLLLRVVYGVGFTDLSPFRAIRRDELRHLGMKEETYGWNLEMLMRVAAARLPALEIAVGQRRRIGGVSKVSGNLIAGIKAAWSISTTFVRLAIELRHQRGPGERHG
- a CDS encoding class I SAM-dependent methyltransferase; translation: MIALARAVTLLVGLGLGASCGHAADIGYLAPPGVPAKEFPAPQRPVAQIVSPGRASEQHRDSLNEAGEIARLLELKPGMTVADIGAGSGYHTVRLSGLVGPTGAVIAQDVTRSYLIALARRTQRLRLTNVTFALGKPHDPRLPGSSLDAAILVHMYHEIAQPYALLYNLAPALRSGARVGIVDLERPTSEHGTPIELLRCELTAIGYREVATHQLAGDGGYLAVFSPPEPRDRKAPRDIVACRGAGTR
- a CDS encoding DoxX family protein, giving the protein MPKNPFTDVWQFLTATTGDYLQLGNWRFLILALFWALLLAGIAVAFQNWREDPAQRTGRHLGIWLVRVLIGCMWFEGMLWKLPLPVSGGLQYWTEQETTRAAFEFHGAFVKDIVLPNMNFFGPIVFLAELAFATSMILGLAVRFVGVLGLAYTLQLWLGIYRPGDPAEWPWSYMFLAMLMFLFVVEGAGRSLGLDAWLRRKIPTVRDGKGPIGWFFNIAG
- a CDS encoding radical SAM protein, yielding MNISGEVQGTGAPFDPRRYHETVTGERTEVAQRPPVCAYLEVTNRCNLLCTTCPRTYEELEPPADMSWDLFTSIVDQLPDLARVVLHGVGEPMLVPNLPRMVKYLKERGVYVLFNTNGTVLSERNGRALIDAGLDELRVSLDASNRESFKAIRGRDYFGRIVRNVRAFRELQEREGFARPQVSVWLTGLKETVEQLPAFVKVAAEIGVKEVYLQRLVFFTESAIGMARPDQALFERLTQAEAAYLKEAEDLAHSLGVTFSASGAATEPGLSLKGSGDGSPWSLCRRPWSLMYFTANGRALPCCIAPFSQHGYENYTLGHAGQQSLHDIWNGSAYREFRAALLSDKPPKSCSNCGLRWSL